Genomic segment of Pararhodobacter zhoushanensis:
TCAACCCGACGCAGGGTTCCAACCCCGAGCAGGCCGTGGTCGATGTGCGGGTTGATGAAACCACCACCGGCTCGCTGGGCTTTGGCCTGAGCTATGGTGCCAGCGATGGCATCGGCGGCAACATCACCTACAACGAGACCAACTTCCTTGGCCGTGGGCAATCGCTGAACCTGACGTTCTCGACCGTGTCGAACGCGCAAAGCCTGTCGATGTCGCTGACCGAGCCCGCGCTGCTGGGCCGCAATCTGGCGCTGGGGCTCAGCCTGGGTCTGTCCACGGCGACGTCGAACGGGTCGAGCACGCAGTTCGGCACCCGCGTGGTGCAGTTCTCGCCGTCTCTGACCTTCCCGGTCAGCGAGTATGGCCGTCTGGGCGTGCGCATGTCGCTGTCGTCGAACGAGATCACGGTGGGCCCAATCCCGACCCCGGCGAGTGACGATACCGTCGCAACCCGGATCCGCCGCGATGCCGGGCGTGCGATAACCTCGTCTGTTGGCTACACCTATTCGTTCGACACGCGCAGCAACGGCACCGATCCTGATCGGGGCTTCGTGTTCCGCTTCAGCCAGGATATCGCCGGTTTGGGCGGCGATCGTCGCTGGCTGCGCAGCACCCTGATGACCGGCTATGAGCGCCGCATCGCCAATGGTGATGTGACCCTGCGCGCCGAGTTCGAAGCGGGTGCGGTGTTCCACGAATCCGGTGCCAGCCGGATCAATGAACGCTTCGTGCTGACCTCCGAGCAGTTCCGTGGCTTTGACTCCTACGGCATGGGCCCGGTGGCCTATAGCGCCAATGGCACCCGCAACGGTTTGGGTGGCAACTTCTTCGCCGTCGCCCGGTTCGAGGCCGAGTTCCCGCTGGGCCTGCCGCAGGAATACAACATGCATGGCGGCTTGTTCCTGGACGTCGGTTCGGTCTGGGGCGTGGATGAACTTTATGCCGCGGCCTGTACGCCCGGTGCCGAAACCAATTGCGCCTATAGCGACCGCGCCCTGCGTGCCGCTGCCGGCTTCTCGCTCTTCTGGGGTTCGCCCCTCGGGCCGCTGCGCTTCAACTTCGCGGTGCCGCTCATGGAAGAAGACTACGACCGGTCGCGTCGCTTCGATCTGTCGCTGGCCACCCGGTTCTGATGAACCGTTTGTCGATGATCCTGATCGCGGGGGTGCTCTTGGGCGCCCCCGTCTTCGCATCGGCGCAGTCCGCGCCGCCGCTGGCCCCCGATCCGGTGACCGGCATCTCACCAGTGCCGTTTCGCGTGCTCGATCAGGACCGGCTTTTGCGCGGCTCGCGGCTGGGGCAGCAAATCCTTGCCGGTATCCGCCGTGCCGAGCAAGCGCTTGAGGCCGAGAACCAGCAGATCGCCGACCAGCTTGCCGCCGAGGAAAGCGCCCTGACCGAGGCGCGCTCGACGCTGACACCCGAGGAATTCCGCACCCGTGCCGATGTTTTCGATACACGGGTCGAACAGATCCGCGAAGAACGCGCGCAAGCCAGTCAGGCGCTCACCCGCCATTCGGAAACCGAAGCGCAGCGGTTTTTCGACACCGCGCTGCCGGTGCTCGTGGAAATGATGAACGATCAGGGCGTGCTTGGCCTGCTCAAGCCCGACGCGGTGATCCTTGGTTCGGACTGGCTGGACATCACCGACGCGGCGATTGCCCGCCTTGATGCCTCGTCGATTGACGCAGGCGACACCCCGGCGCCCGAAGACGCGGCTCCGGCGCCCGCGCCCTGAGCGATGCCCCAACGCCTTGTCGGCGCGGGGTTTCGTTGGTACGTCTTGAGCAGCGGGCGCGCGCGCCCACCCCGATTTCCAGCGGAGACACCCGATGCCCGATACCGCCCAAGCCCGCGACTGGTCCACCACGACCGAGGCCGATCTGTCGCTGATCATGCGCATCATTCCGCATCGCTATCCATTCCTGCTGATCGACAAGGTGCGCGCCATCAAGACCGGTGAAGAAGCCACCGGCGTGAAGAACGTCACCTTCAACGAGCCGCATTTTCAGGGCCATTTCCCCGGCGCGCCGATCATGCCCGGTGTGATGATCATCGAAGCGCTGGCGCAGACCTCGGCGGTGCTGGTCGGCCTGACGCTGGATCTGGTCGATAAAGAGCCGCTGGTCTATTTCATGTCCATCGACAAGGCCAAATTCCGCCGCAAGGTGGTGCCGGGCGATGTGGTGGACCTGCATGTCAAGGTTCTTCGCGGATCGTCGAAGATCTGGAAATTCCAGGGCACGGCCACCGTGAACGGCGAAATGGCCGCCGAGGCCGAGTTCATGGCGATGATCGACCTGTCGGCCCGGGGCTGACCGATGTCGATTGACGCCACAGCGCAGATCCACCCTTCGGCCGTCGTCGAAGACGGGGCGGTGATCGGCCCTGAATGCCAGATCGGCCCGTTTTCCGTCATCGGCCCCGAAGTCACGCTGGGCCGGGGTGTAGTGGTGAAGTCGCACGCCGTGCTCACCGGCTGGACCGAGATCGGCGACGGCTGCACGATCTATCCCTTCGCCTCTGTCGGCGAAACGCCGCAAGACCTGAAGTTCAAGGGCGAACGCACGCGGCTGGTCATTGGCCAGCGCACCCGCATCCGCGAGGGTGCGACGCTGAACACCGGCACCGAGGGCGGTGGCGGCATCACGCGCGTTGGCGATGATTGCCTGATCATGACCGGCGCCCATGTCGGTCATGACGCGCAGATCGGCGATCGCGTGATTCTGGTGAACAACGTTGCCGTCGCCGGGCATTGCGTGCTGGGCGATGACGTGATCGTCGGCGGCTTGTCGGGCATTCACCAATGGGTGCGCATCGGCAAGGGCGCGATCATCGGCGCGGTGACCATGGTGACCAATGACGTGATGCCGCACGGGCTGGTGCAGGGGCCGCGCGGCGATCTGGAGGGGCTGAACCTGGTCGGCCTGAAACGCCGGGGCGTCGAGCGGTCCGAGATCACCGCCCTGCGCGCCGCGTATCAGATGCTGGCGCAGGGTGACGGCACCTTCATGGACCGTGCCCGCCGTCTGGCTGACGAGACCGAAAGCAGCCATGTGCGCGAGATCACCGACTTCATCCTCGCGGCCTCGGACCGGTCGTTCCTGACCCCGAAATGAGCCGCATCGCGTTGATTGCCGGGGCAGGGGCCTTGCCTGCCGAACTGGCGGCCTTGCTTGACGCCCCCCTGATCTGCGCCCCCGCCGGGGTGCAGCCGCAGGGACTGGCCGTCGATATGGTCTTCAATTTTGAACGTCTCTCGCCCTTTCTGCGCGCGCTCGGCGATCAGGGGATCGACAGCGTCGCGCTGGTGGGCGCCATCCACCGCCCCCGCCTGGACCCCGCGCTGTTCGACCGCGAGACGGCGATGCTGGTCCCGCACATGCTGGCCGCGATGAAGGGGGGCGATGATAGCGCACTGCGCTGGATCATCGCGCTGATCGAAGAGTACGATCTGCAGGTGAAGGGCTTGGCCGATCTCGCACCATCCTTGCTCGCCGCTGAAGGGGGCTCACCCGACGGGGCCCCTCGGACAGTGAACGCCGTGACGCCGCGCGCGGCCACGCCATTCTCGACGCGCTGGCGCCCCAGGATGTGGGGCAGGGCTGCGTCGTGGCCGACGGGCTTTGTCTGGCCATCGAAGCCCTTTATGGCACCGACGCCATGCTCGGCGATGTTGCGCGCCACCGCGCCGAGCGTACGCCGCAGCACGGGGGCGTTTTCGTCAAACGCGCCAAGCTGGGGCAGGATCTGCGCGCCGATCTGCCCGCCATTGGCCCCGACACCATCGCCGCAGCGCAGGCGGCTGGCCTGACAGCCATCGCCTTGCAGGCCGGGCGGGTTGTCGTTCTGGACCGCCCTGCCGTGCTGGCCGCCGCCGAGGCCGCGCAGATCGCCATCTGGGCCGCGCCATGAAGCTGTTCGTCATCGCAGGTGAGCCTTCTGGCGATGCCCTTGGTGCTGCCTTGATTGCCGGGCTGCGTCAGCTGGTGCCCGACCTCACCCTTGCGGGCGTCGGCGGGCCGCTGATGCAGGCGCAGGGGCTGAGCAGCCTGTTCCCGATGGAAGAGCTGTCGGTCATGGGGCTGGCCGAGGTGCTGCCGAAGTACTTCCCGCTCAAACGCCGGATCAAAGAGACCGCGCAAGCCATTGCCGATCAGGCCCCCGATGCCGTGATCACCATCGACAGCCCTGATTTCTGCCTGCGTGTGCTTGCCATCGCCAAGCCGCTGAATCCCGCGCTCAAGACCATCCACTATGTGGCCCCCTCGGTCTGGGCGTGGCGGCCCAAACGCGCGACGAAAATGGCGCGCTGGGTGGATCATGTGCTGGCACTTCTGCCGTTCGAGCCGCCCTATATGCAGGCCGCCGGGATGAGCTGCGACTTCACCGGCCACCCCGTCACCACCGAACCCGTGGCGACCGAAGCCGAGGCTGCCACCTTCCGCACCACCCACGGCATCGCCGCCACTGCGCCGCTGCTGCTTGTGCTGCCCGGCTCGCGCAAGGGCGAGGTCGAGCGTCTCGGTCCGCTCTTTGGGACGACGCTCAAACAGGTGCATCAGCCCGGTCTGCGCGTTGTCATCCCCAGTGTCGCCGCCCGTGCCGATCAGGTGCGCGCGCTGGTCGCCGATTGGCCCGGCGACCCGCTGGTGCTGGACGCTGCCAGCACGCCGCCCGCGACCAAGCGGGCAGCGTTCCGTGCCGCCGATGCCGCTTTGGCGGCGTCTGGCACGGTGTCGCTGGAACTGGCAGCGGCAGGCACGCCGATGGTGATCGCTTACCGGATGAATGCGCTCAGTCAGGCGATCATTGCGCGGATGCTCAGGATCGACACGGTCACATTGGTTAATCTGGTCAGCGACACCCGCGCTGTGCCCGAATTCATCGGCCCGCGCTGCGATCCTGCCCGCATTGCGCCTGCCGTTCAGGCCCTGCTTAACCCCGGGCCAGCGCGCGATGCGCAAGTGGCCGCGATGGCGCTGACCATGGCGCGCCTTGGTCGCGGTGGCGCAGCCCCGGGTCTGCGTGCCGCGCGGTCCGTCTTAAGCGTCATACACGGCAGATAAGTTACCGTCGGTCCGCTTTTGAGACGTCGTCGCAGCAGTGGCGTAAACTCCCGGGCCTGCCGTGATCGAGATTAACAGGTTAAATATTGATACTCGCCCGCCGAACAGGCTGCGTCAGACTGACCGTAATGCCGTTTGGCTCCGAATCACTGTCCCTGTCAGGTTAACCGGAAAAAGCGGATTAATCTTACAATGCAAGATTAGTTAATGAACTAATTCCAGATGCTGTGTACGGGTTTAGGACTGGAACGGTTTTTTATGCCGGTGGGAAAAAATTAATACCCGCGCCAGATCCATCCACCGCCGAAGACCCGGCTGCCATCGGGGGCATAGAACACGCAGGCTTGCCCCGGGCTGACACCATCCTCAGGCGTCAGCAACTCAACCATAGCGGTAGTTGGCCCGGTCGGTCGCAGCATCGCTTCCGCGGGCGGTTTGGTCGATCGGATGCGCACCCGCATCGGCCATTCTGCCCGGCTCTCGAACGGGGTGTCGCCCAGCCAGTTGATCTCGCGGACCGGAACCGACTGAGTCGCCAGCGCCTCTTTCGGGCCGACAACAACCTGCCGGCTGTCCGCTTTCAGCGCCACGACATAGAGCGGATCGGCCAGTCCGCCGATGCCAAGGCCCCGACGCTGACCGATTGTGTAGTGGATCACACCGCGATGGGTTCCCAACACGCGGCCCTCCAGATCGACGATCTCACCGGGGTCGGCCGCGCCGGGGCGCAGCTTCTCGATGACCGCCGCGTAGTTGCCGTTGGGCACAAAACAGATGTCCTGGCTGTCCGGCTTGTCGGCAACCGCCAGCCCGTATTTGGCCGCCAGCGCGCGCGTTTCGGCCTTTGACGCCAGATGACCCAGCGGGAAACGCAGGTAATCCAGCTGCTCTTGCGTTGTCGAGAACAGGAAATACGACTGGTCGCGCGCGGCATCGGCTGCCATGTGCAGTTCGGCCTGCAAGGGACCCTGATGGCGTTGGATATAGTGCCCTGTGGCCATGCAATCGGCGTCAAGATCGCGCGCCGTACCCAGCAAGTCCTTGAATTTGACGCGCTCATTGCATCGGATACACGGAACCGGCGTCGCGCCGGCCAGATAGGCATCGGCGAATTCTTCCATCACCGCTTCGCGGAAAGTGTTCTCATAGTCCAACACATAATGCGGAAAATCGAGCATTTCGG
This window contains:
- the mnmA gene encoding tRNA 2-thiouridine(34) synthase MnmA; this encodes MARDMDVNSLGFAKPPSETRVVVAMSGGVDSSVVAAELKMQGYDVIGVTLQLYDHGAALAKAGACCAGRDIHDARRVAEMLDFPHYVLDYENTFREAVMEEFADAYLAGATPVPCIRCNERVKFKDLLGTARDLDADCMATGHYIQRHQGPLQAELHMAADAARDQSYFLFSTTQEQLDYLRFPLGHLASKAETRALAAKYGLAVADKPDSQDICFVPNGNYAAVIEKLRPGAADPGEIVDLEGRVLGTHRGVIHYTIGQRRGLGIGGLADPLYVVALKADSRQVVVGPKEALATQSVPVREINWLGDTPFESRAEWPMRVRIRSTKPPAEAMLRPTGPTTAMVELLTPEDGVSPGQACVFYAPDGSRVFGGGWIWRGY
- a CDS encoding OmpH family outer membrane protein translates to MILIAGVLLGAPVFASAQSAPPLAPDPVTGISPVPFRVLDQDRLLRGSRLGQQILAGIRRAEQALEAENQQIADQLAAEESALTEARSTLTPEEFRTRADVFDTRVEQIREERAQASQALTRHSETEAQRFFDTALPVLVEMMNDQGVLGLLKPDAVILGSDWLDITDAAIARLDASSIDAGDTPAPEDAAPAPAP
- a CDS encoding LpxI family protein — encoded protein: MLDALAPQDVGQGCVVADGLCLAIEALYGTDAMLGDVARHRAERTPQHGGVFVKRAKLGQDLRADLPAIGPDTIAAAQAAGLTAIALQAGRVVVLDRPAVLAAAEAAQIAIWAAP
- the lpxA gene encoding acyl-ACP--UDP-N-acetylglucosamine O-acyltransferase, which gives rise to MSIDATAQIHPSAVVEDGAVIGPECQIGPFSVIGPEVTLGRGVVVKSHAVLTGWTEIGDGCTIYPFASVGETPQDLKFKGERTRLVIGQRTRIREGATLNTGTEGGGGITRVGDDCLIMTGAHVGHDAQIGDRVILVNNVAVAGHCVLGDDVIVGGLSGIHQWVRIGKGAIIGAVTMVTNDVMPHGLVQGPRGDLEGLNLVGLKRRGVERSEITALRAAYQMLAQGDGTFMDRARRLADETESSHVREITDFILAASDRSFLTPK
- the lpxB gene encoding lipid-A-disaccharide synthase → MKLFVIAGEPSGDALGAALIAGLRQLVPDLTLAGVGGPLMQAQGLSSLFPMEELSVMGLAEVLPKYFPLKRRIKETAQAIADQAPDAVITIDSPDFCLRVLAIAKPLNPALKTIHYVAPSVWAWRPKRATKMARWVDHVLALLPFEPPYMQAAGMSCDFTGHPVTTEPVATEAEAATFRTTHGIAATAPLLLVLPGSRKGEVERLGPLFGTTLKQVHQPGLRVVIPSVAARADQVRALVADWPGDPLVLDAASTPPATKRAAFRAADAALAASGTVSLELAAAGTPMVIAYRMNALSQAIIARMLRIDTVTLVNLVSDTRAVPEFIGPRCDPARIAPAVQALLNPGPARDAQVAAMALTMARLGRGGAAPGLRAARSVLSVIHGR
- the fabZ gene encoding 3-hydroxyacyl-ACP dehydratase FabZ — its product is MPDTAQARDWSTTTEADLSLIMRIIPHRYPFLLIDKVRAIKTGEEATGVKNVTFNEPHFQGHFPGAPIMPGVMIIEALAQTSAVLVGLTLDLVDKEPLVYFMSIDKAKFRRKVVPGDVVDLHVKVLRGSSKIWKFQGTATVNGEMAAEAEFMAMIDLSARG